A single genomic interval of uncultured Desulfobacter sp. harbors:
- a CDS encoding PilX N-terminal domain-containing pilus assembly protein gives MKSFNHVNNQQGFALISVMLVLVLLTVIGIAALNTTSVELQITGNDRIYRTDFYNQEMSLAVGRLNYRTWLTTAYLISDEDAAYFPVAGTDSNGNGITDVSEIIKNGEVIGSYRVRNNVSNTADISNWEDQLDFGNNTADHPANQIPVLNHRDKPLPGTGYDPKNFEIRRFTVTAYSVDDDRKVILQEGVYKVFNKYN, from the coding sequence ATGAAATCGTTTAATCATGTGAACAACCAACAAGGTTTTGCTTTGATATCCGTAATGCTTGTTCTGGTCTTGCTGACTGTCATCGGTATTGCGGCGCTGAATACAACCAGCGTGGAACTTCAGATAACCGGAAATGACCGGATTTACAGAACTGATTTCTATAATCAGGAAATGAGCCTGGCTGTCGGGAGACTCAATTACAGAACCTGGTTGACGACTGCTTACCTGATATCGGATGAAGACGCTGCCTATTTTCCTGTTGCAGGGACCGACAGTAACGGCAACGGCATCACTGATGTCAGTGAAATCATCAAAAATGGTGAAGTTATCGGCAGTTACAGAGTCAGGAACAATGTTTCAAACACTGCGGACATCAGCAATTGGGAAGACCAACTCGACTTCGGCAATAACACCGCCGACCACCCGGCCAACCAGATTCCGGTTCTGAATCACCGGGACAAACCCCTGCCGGGAACCGGTTACGACCCCAAGAACTTTGAGATCCGCCGTTTTACCGTTACCGCCTATTCCGTCGACGATGATCGCAAGGTAATCTTGCAGGAAGGTGTTTACAAGGTTTTTAACAAATATAATTAG
- a CDS encoding prepilin-type N-terminal cleavage/methylation domain-containing protein, which produces MNKQQKHNEAGFTLIEVLMALTIFSFGILAISLMQLQAIRGNSAANHLTEAAVFGSDQIEQMLSWDYDDDKLKSTNNNTYTLPDGNNIIADGHQVDSENNYDAYWVITDNTPTTNSKIIDVTVRWNRTGVLKSFNLSAVKAQQ; this is translated from the coding sequence TTGAATAAACAGCAAAAGCATAATGAGGCCGGTTTCACTCTTATTGAAGTGCTTATGGCGCTGACAATTTTCAGTTTCGGCATTCTCGCCATTTCTCTGATGCAGTTACAGGCTATTCGGGGTAACAGTGCGGCCAATCATCTGACTGAAGCCGCGGTGTTCGGCAGTGACCAGATTGAACAAATGTTGTCCTGGGACTATGATGACGACAAGCTTAAATCGACCAACAACAACACCTATACACTGCCCGATGGTAATAATATTATTGCGGATGGCCACCAGGTTGACAGCGAGAACAATTACGATGCCTATTGGGTAATCACCGACAATACCCCGACCACGAACAGTAAAATAATTGATGTTACAGTGCGTTGGAATCGAACCGGAGTGCTGAAAAGTTTCAACCTTTCGGCTGTCAAGGCACAACAGTAA
- a CDS encoding prepilin-type N-terminal cleavage/methylation domain-containing protein has translation MKKYISPCRGNAGFTLIETLIALAISGILMGGVYAQFISQQDSYLAQDQVVEMQQNLRAGISYMTQELRMAGYDPYSSGTAGIETANPTSVVFTYVADDDNLDNDNADGDNDTSTGADETGELQTVTFDLYDAYGDGDNDIGRQAGASASTKRAIAENIENLEFRYLDADGAVETDPNEIKTVQISILARVGKRDRKFFNNMTYTSASGAAWGPYNDGFRRRFQIVTIHLRNAEI, from the coding sequence ATGAAAAAATATATATCGCCATGCAGAGGAAATGCCGGATTTACCCTGATTGAAACTCTCATTGCCCTTGCCATTTCCGGTATTCTTATGGGAGGAGTTTACGCGCAGTTCATATCCCAACAGGATAGTTATTTAGCCCAGGATCAGGTGGTGGAAATGCAGCAAAACCTGCGTGCCGGAATCAGCTATATGACCCAGGAACTGCGCATGGCTGGATATGATCCGTACAGCTCAGGAACGGCAGGTATTGAAACAGCAAATCCGACCAGTGTTGTTTTTACCTATGTTGCTGATGATGACAACTTGGATAACGACAATGCCGATGGTGACAACGACACCTCCACCGGTGCAGATGAAACGGGCGAACTACAAACCGTTACCTTTGATTTATATGACGCCTATGGCGATGGAGACAATGATATCGGCAGACAAGCTGGTGCCAGTGCTTCGACAAAGCGTGCCATTGCCGAAAATATTGAAAATCTGGAATTTCGCTACCTTGACGCCGACGGCGCTGTTGAGACCGATCCAAATGAGATAAAAACAGTACAGATTTCTATTCTGGCCCGCGTGGGAAAGCGTGACCGTAAGTTTTTCAATAACATGACCTACACATCCGCATCCGGTGCTGCCTGGGGACCATACAATGACGGATTCAGACGCCGCTTCCAGATTGTAACCATCCACCTTAGAAATGCGGAGATTTGA
- a CDS encoding GspH/FimT family protein has product MIITLKFLFYLKSFMDNNKILKTAIGFTLVETVIVLAILAIAMAIAIPNVMSWLPNYRLKAAARDLYSNMQKAKTEALKRNCSVGITFSTVMFPAQGGGYTVFIDNGDGAGIADNAVQDGGEMTLLAITMPSGCTLYTASFQGSPRTGYNSRGFPLGNRTGSIRLRNNNSVWYEMALSNSGYPKIRQSFDGINWN; this is encoded by the coding sequence ATGATCATAACACTCAAATTTTTATTTTATCTGAAGAGCTTCATGGATAATAATAAAATATTAAAAACTGCCATAGGCTTTACGCTGGTGGAAACTGTTATTGTATTGGCGATTTTGGCAATAGCAATGGCTATTGCAATCCCAAACGTGATGTCCTGGTTGCCGAATTATCGTTTAAAAGCCGCGGCACGTGATCTCTATTCCAATATGCAGAAAGCCAAGACTGAAGCGCTTAAACGCAATTGCAGTGTAGGCATTACCTTTTCAACGGTGATGTTTCCGGCCCAAGGGGGAGGATATACGGTCTTTATAGATAATGGGGATGGTGCAGGAATCGCTGATAACGCAGTACAAGACGGTGGAGAAATGACGTTGTTAGCGATTACAATGCCCTCAGGTTGCACACTTTACACAGCCAGCTTTCAAGGTTCACCAAGGACCGGCTATAATTCCCGTGGATTCCCCCTTGGCAACAGGACAGGTTCTATAAGATTAAGGAACAATAATTCCGTCTGGTATGAGATGGCTTTATCCAATTCAGGATATCCGAAAATACGACAAAGCTTTGACGGGATAAATTGGAACTGA
- the thiC gene encoding phosphomethylpyrimidine synthase ThiC, protein MPQSYTTQMDAARKGILTPQMEQVLANEPISKQELMEGIAQGRIAVPANKNHLNLKAAGVGKGLKTKINVNLGVSKDVCCFDSEINKARLAIEYQADAVMDLSVSGDTEKFRKRLVEQIPVMIGTVPIYDTLTRTGKPTEDITLEDWFETVEIHAANGIDFITIHAGLNRKCAQSIKTNPRLCGIVSRGGAILFEWMEKTGNENPFYEHFDRLLDICQVHDVCISLGDGLRPGAIKDSTDAPQIEELITLGELTKRAWEKNVQVMIEGPGHVPLHEIEMNMQLQKKLCHNAPFYVLGPLVTDIAPGYDHITSAIGGALAAMHGADFLCYVTPAEHLRLPTADDVKEGIMASRIAAHAGDLAKGLTGAEIIDHKMSKARGELDWEGQFDCALDPEKARSFRKSSQPKEEEVCTMCGDFCAVKRVGALLK, encoded by the coding sequence ATGCCACAGTCATATACGACTCAGATGGATGCAGCCAGAAAAGGCATTCTCACCCCGCAGATGGAGCAGGTGCTCGCCAATGAACCTATTTCAAAACAGGAACTGATGGAGGGTATTGCCCAAGGCCGAATTGCTGTCCCTGCGAATAAAAATCATTTAAACCTGAAAGCAGCAGGTGTGGGAAAAGGGCTTAAAACCAAAATTAACGTCAATTTAGGCGTATCCAAAGATGTCTGCTGTTTTGATTCGGAAATAAATAAAGCTAGGTTGGCTATAGAGTACCAGGCAGATGCCGTCATGGACTTAAGTGTATCCGGCGACACTGAAAAATTTCGAAAACGTCTGGTGGAACAAATTCCTGTGATGATCGGTACGGTGCCTATTTATGACACGTTAACCCGTACTGGAAAGCCCACAGAGGACATAACCCTGGAAGATTGGTTTGAAACCGTTGAAATTCATGCCGCCAACGGGATTGATTTCATTACCATCCATGCCGGACTCAACCGGAAATGCGCCCAGAGCATAAAAACCAATCCACGATTGTGCGGAATTGTCAGCCGGGGCGGGGCTATCCTGTTCGAATGGATGGAAAAAACCGGCAATGAAAATCCTTTTTATGAACACTTTGACCGGCTCTTGGACATCTGCCAGGTCCATGATGTCTGCATCAGCCTGGGGGACGGACTCAGGCCGGGAGCCATCAAGGATTCAACCGACGCCCCCCAGATCGAAGAGTTGATCACCCTGGGGGAACTAACCAAGCGAGCTTGGGAAAAAAACGTACAGGTCATGATCGAGGGACCTGGTCACGTGCCGCTGCATGAAATAGAAATGAACATGCAACTTCAGAAAAAGCTTTGCCATAATGCCCCGTTTTATGTGCTTGGCCCCTTGGTTACCGACATTGCCCCCGGTTACGACCATATCACGTCAGCCATCGGCGGAGCCCTGGCCGCTATGCATGGTGCCGACTTTTTGTGTTATGTCACCCCGGCTGAACATTTGCGACTGCCAACCGCAGACGATGTTAAAGAAGGTATTATGGCATCCCGCATCGCCGCCCATGCCGGAGATCTGGCCAAGGGTCTTACCGGGGCCGAGATTATTGACCATAAAATGAGCAAAGCCCGGGGGGAACTGGACTGGGAGGGGCAGTTCGATTGCGCCCTGGATCCGGAAAAGGCAAGGAGTTTTCGAAAATCCTCGCAGCCTAAGGAAGAAGAGGTCTGTACCATGTGTGGTGATTTTTGTGCTGTTAAACGTGTGGGGGCTTTGCTTAAGTAA
- the coaBC gene encoding bifunctional phosphopantothenoylcysteine decarboxylase/phosphopantothenate--cysteine ligase CoaBC, whose protein sequence is MILNDKHIFLGVTGGIAAYKSVELLRLFKKAGADVVVAMTRAATRFVGPVTFEVLSENPVLLDLWEGPGSGVAHIEVASQSDLAVIAPATANCIGKLAHGIADDALTTTMLAMTCPVLICPSMNTDMYQNRRVQNNLDLLEESGIHILDPDSGALACKVVGAGRLPEPWFIFDRACALFYKNDLKGKTVLVSAGPTVEPIDPVRFISNHSSGKMGYAVAEAAEKRGAKVILVSGPVSLDPPVGVECVSVGSCDQMYDAMFDHLDQADIIVKVAAVGDFKPVSTQAHKIKKSGDQGHMTLELTQNKDILKAIGLKKRKNQYLVGFAAETRDLETYAVGKMEKKQLDMIAANIVGKSGSGFKADTNKVKLFTRDGHVTDLPLMSKEKVAHAILDAVVQAVS, encoded by the coding sequence ATGATATTAAATGATAAACACATTTTTTTAGGTGTGACCGGCGGTATTGCCGCTTATAAAAGCGTTGAACTGTTAAGGCTTTTCAAAAAGGCCGGGGCTGATGTGGTCGTGGCCATGACCCGGGCCGCCACCCGGTTTGTGGGGCCGGTCACCTTTGAGGTGCTTTCGGAAAATCCGGTGCTTCTGGATTTGTGGGAAGGACCCGGTTCCGGGGTTGCCCATATTGAGGTGGCGTCACAGTCGGATCTTGCCGTCATTGCACCTGCCACGGCCAACTGCATCGGCAAGCTGGCCCACGGCATTGCCGACGATGCGTTGACCACCACCATGCTGGCCATGACCTGTCCTGTTTTGATCTGTCCGTCCATGAATACGGATATGTACCAGAATAGAAGGGTACAGAACAACCTGGACCTGCTGGAAGAATCAGGCATTCACATCCTGGATCCGGATTCAGGGGCGCTTGCTTGTAAAGTCGTCGGTGCAGGTCGTCTGCCTGAACCCTGGTTTATTTTTGACCGGGCCTGTGCGCTTTTTTACAAGAATGATCTTAAGGGAAAAACCGTTTTGGTTTCTGCCGGCCCCACGGTTGAGCCCATTGATCCGGTACGTTTTATAAGCAACCACTCCTCGGGTAAAATGGGGTATGCCGTTGCCGAGGCTGCAGAAAAAAGAGGTGCCAAGGTCATCCTTGTGTCCGGTCCTGTGAGTCTTGATCCGCCTGTTGGCGTGGAGTGCGTATCTGTGGGGTCCTGCGACCAGATGTATGATGCCATGTTTGATCACCTGGATCAGGCCGATATCATCGTTAAAGTGGCGGCCGTGGGTGATTTCAAACCTGTTTCCACCCAGGCCCATAAAATCAAAAAGAGTGGGGACCAAGGTCATATGACCCTTGAACTGACCCAGAACAAGGATATTTTAAAGGCCATTGGGCTCAAAAAAAGGAAAAATCAATACCTGGTCGGTTTTGCTGCGGAGACCCGTGACCTTGAAACCTATGCGGTGGGCAAGATGGAAAAAAAACAACTGGACATGATTGCGGCCAACATTGTGGGCAAAAGCGGTTCCGGCTTCAAGGCGGACACCAATAAAGTCAAATTGTTCACACGGGACGGCCACGTCACGGATCTGCCTTTGATGTCAAAGGAGAAGGTGGCCCACGCCATTTTGGATGCTGTCGTCCAGGCCGTTTCTTAA
- a CDS encoding uracil-DNA glycosylase: protein MDIFKGNDTQNSDCGHGVVQALNALSQFLKFQRSLGSQSMTLGRDAFHILNTWGTPSWPPPPFTAQGPEDARIVLVDSEGTFFNGQPGSLLVKMLSAMHLAPSDVYICNAVDNALLTRHILTHKPSAVVALGEQACRMIKGTDEPLIKVRGHFFQCHKVPVMATHHPSVLMEQPALKRQAWDDLKQVMACTGLDRHDS from the coding sequence ATGGATATTTTTAAGGGTAATGATACCCAAAATTCAGACTGCGGCCATGGGGTTGTCCAGGCCCTTAATGCGTTAAGTCAGTTTCTAAAATTTCAAAGAAGTTTGGGTAGCCAGTCCATGACCCTGGGCCGGGACGCGTTTCATATCCTGAACACATGGGGCACTCCGTCATGGCCGCCACCGCCCTTTACTGCCCAGGGGCCTGAAGATGCGCGCATCGTTCTGGTGGACAGTGAGGGAACTTTTTTTAACGGACAACCCGGCAGCCTATTGGTAAAAATGCTTTCAGCTATGCATCTTGCACCTTCCGATGTGTATATCTGCAATGCTGTAGACAATGCCTTACTTACCCGCCACATACTGACGCACAAACCCAGCGCAGTGGTGGCGTTGGGAGAACAGGCTTGCCGGATGATAAAAGGCACGGATGAACCATTGATAAAAGTACGGGGGCATTTTTTTCAATGCCACAAGGTCCCTGTCATGGCCACCCACCACCCTTCTGTGCTTATGGAGCAACCTGCCTTGAAACGCCAGGCCTGGGATGATCTTAAACAGGTCATGGCCTGCACAGGACTGGACCGCCATGATTCTTGA
- a CDS encoding tyrosine recombinase XerC, translating to MILDDYLSTLEAEKGYSTHTLRAYFTDIKSFILFYLDTFNCRDENWQQAFEKKVQQVDKMIVRRYLAAQTALKKSKKTLSRRLSALKSFFDYLVRSGLISLNPADAIPFPKLEKTLPKAMAIDDIFRLLDTMKSDTWMDKRNLAMFETFYSTGMRIGELHMLNIQDIDFNTGLIRVLGKGNKTRILPAGKRALDAVQTYRADLKENFSAVFLNKDFRRLGRRSIRRILDKVVLECGLGLKISPHTLRHTFATHMLDSGADLRGIQEILGHASLSTTQVYTHVSMDRLMAVYDKAHPRR from the coding sequence ATGATTCTTGATGACTATCTGAGCACCCTGGAAGCTGAAAAAGGGTATTCTACCCATACGCTTCGGGCCTATTTTACGGATATAAAAAGCTTTATCCTTTTTTATCTGGATACCTTCAATTGCCGGGATGAAAACTGGCAACAAGCCTTTGAAAAAAAAGTCCAACAGGTAGACAAGATGATCGTGCGCAGATATCTTGCCGCCCAGACTGCGTTGAAAAAAAGTAAAAAAACCCTTTCAAGGCGTCTGTCCGCCTTGAAATCTTTTTTTGATTACCTGGTCAGGTCCGGGCTGATCAGTTTAAATCCTGCTGATGCCATCCCTTTTCCAAAACTTGAGAAAACCCTTCCCAAGGCCATGGCTATTGATGATATTTTCAGGCTGCTGGACACCATGAAAAGCGATACCTGGATGGACAAACGCAATCTTGCCATGTTTGAAACCTTTTATTCTACGGGCATGCGAATCGGTGAGCTTCACATGCTCAACATCCAGGATATTGATTTTAATACCGGTCTTATCCGGGTCCTGGGCAAGGGAAACAAGACACGCATCCTGCCCGCGGGTAAGCGCGCCCTTGATGCGGTGCAAACCTACCGGGCCGATTTAAAGGAAAATTTTTCCGCAGTATTTTTAAATAAAGACTTTCGAAGGCTTGGCAGACGATCCATTCGACGTATTCTTGATAAGGTGGTCTTGGAATGCGGATTAGGCTTAAAAATATCACCTCACACCCTGCGGCATACCTTTGCCACCCATATGTTGGATTCCGGCGCGGATCTTCGGGGTATTCAGGAAATTTTAGGCCATGCCAGTCTGTCCACCACCCAGGTCTATACCCATGTGAGCATGGATCGCCTGATGGCCGTCTACGACAAAGCCCATCCCCGAAGATAA
- the hslV gene encoding ATP-dependent protease subunit HslV: MDNQQFHGTTILAIRTADMVVVAGDGQVTLGTVVTKHKARKVRRIYNNRIVTGFAGATADALTLAEKLEEKLDQFSGSLTRACVELAREWRTDKYLRRLEAMMIAADKENLYLLSGNGDVIEPDEGIISIGSGSTAAQAAAVALIENTDIAPVQIVEKAMKIAADICIYTNHHVTIETIES, encoded by the coding sequence ATGGATAATCAACAATTTCACGGTACCACAATCCTTGCCATTCGAACCGCAGACATGGTAGTGGTTGCCGGCGATGGACAAGTCACGTTAGGCACTGTTGTCACAAAACATAAAGCCCGGAAGGTGAGACGAATTTATAACAACCGGATTGTTACAGGATTTGCAGGGGCCACGGCCGATGCCCTGACCCTGGCTGAAAAGCTTGAGGAAAAACTGGATCAGTTCAGTGGCAGCTTAACCCGGGCCTGTGTGGAACTTGCCAGGGAGTGGCGTACGGACAAATATCTTCGCCGTCTTGAGGCCATGATGATTGCAGCGGATAAAGAAAACCTGTATCTTCTATCAGGTAACGGGGATGTGATTGAACCCGATGAGGGCATCATCAGCATCGGGTCCGGCAGCACTGCAGCCCAGGCTGCAGCCGTGGCTCTGATTGAAAATACGGATATTGCACCGGTGCAGATTGTGGAAAAAGCCATGAAAATTGCTGCAGATATCTGTATATACACCAATCATCATGTAACAATAGAAACCATAGAAAGTTAA
- the hslU gene encoding ATP-dependent protease ATPase subunit HslU encodes MQDLKPHQIVTELDKYIIGQNDAKKSVAVALRNRWRRRQLEPDLQEEIAPKNIILIGPTGVGKTEIARRLANLTDSPFYKVEASKFTEVGYVGRDVESMIRDLVELTVNVLKGRQQEAVQEKAVKIARERVLDILLPSPKSSPGFGFDTGDDASSKSDDKPQEHTREKLGKMLDDGKLDDRKIDIDVQDKNIPMVEIFSNAGMEEMGINMKDMLGNLMPKNTKSRKVKVKEALALIAQEEAAHLVDMEEVKNDAITMVEQSGIIFIDEIDKIAGKEKSHGPEVSKEGVQRDLLPIVEGSSVPTKYGTVKTDHILFIASGAFHVSKPSDLIPELQGRFPIRVELSSLGASEFARILTEPKNALVLQYIALLRTEGVNISFTQGAVDKIARIAVEVNASMENIGARRLHTLMERLLEDILFDAPDVEETSISIDSDFVERQLSDIARNQDLSRYIL; translated from the coding sequence ATGCAGGATTTAAAACCCCACCAAATTGTAACGGAACTGGATAAGTACATTATCGGCCAAAATGATGCCAAAAAATCAGTGGCCGTGGCGTTAAGAAACCGATGGCGCAGACGACAACTGGAACCGGATCTCCAGGAAGAAATTGCACCTAAAAATATCATCCTCATCGGTCCCACAGGGGTTGGCAAAACCGAGATTGCCCGCCGCCTTGCCAATTTGACGGATTCCCCTTTTTACAAGGTAGAGGCATCCAAATTCACCGAGGTGGGGTATGTGGGCCGGGACGTGGAATCCATGATCCGGGACCTGGTGGAACTCACCGTGAACGTGCTCAAAGGCCGCCAACAGGAGGCGGTCCAGGAAAAGGCAGTAAAAATCGCCCGGGAGCGGGTGCTTGATATCCTTTTGCCTTCCCCAAAAAGCAGTCCGGGTTTCGGGTTTGATACAGGGGATGATGCGTCTTCAAAGTCCGATGATAAGCCCCAGGAACATACCCGGGAAAAGCTTGGTAAAATGCTTGATGACGGCAAGCTTGATGACCGTAAAATAGATATTGATGTCCAGGATAAAAATATCCCCATGGTGGAAATTTTTTCAAATGCCGGCATGGAGGAGATGGGTATCAATATGAAGGATATGCTTGGTAATCTCATGCCTAAAAACACCAAGAGCCGCAAGGTAAAGGTCAAAGAGGCCCTTGCATTGATTGCCCAGGAAGAGGCGGCCCATCTGGTGGATATGGAAGAGGTGAAAAACGATGCCATTACCATGGTGGAGCAGTCCGGCATTATTTTCATCGATGAAATTGACAAGATTGCGGGCAAAGAAAAGAGCCACGGGCCGGAAGTGTCCAAGGAAGGCGTGCAAAGGGATTTGTTGCCCATTGTGGAAGGCAGTTCCGTGCCTACCAAATACGGTACCGTGAAAACAGATCATATCCTGTTTATTGCTTCGGGTGCCTTTCATGTATCTAAACCTTCGGACCTTATTCCGGAACTGCAGGGGCGGTTTCCTATCCGGGTGGAGCTTTCCTCGTTGGGCGCATCGGAATTTGCCAGGATTCTCACCGAACCTAAAAATGCCCTGGTGCTGCAGTATATTGCTTTGCTGCGCACCGAGGGGGTTAACATAAGTTTTACCCAGGGGGCTGTGGACAAAATTGCCCGGATTGCTGTTGAGGTGAACGCATCCATGGAAAATATCGGTGCAAGGCGGCTTCATACGCTTATGGAGCGCCTGCTGGAAGATATTTTATTTGATGCCCCGGATGTCGAGGAGACCAGCATCTCCATTGATTCCGATTTTGTTGAACGACAGTTGTCGGATATTGCCAGAAACCAGGACTTGAGCAGGTATATCCTATGA
- the argB gene encoding acetylglutamate kinase, whose amino-acid sequence MKNTVADILIEALPYIRRFSGKTVVIKYGGHAMVDEELKTNFSKDISLLKTIGVNPVVVHGGGPQINEVLKTMGITSTFIKGMRYTDDATMDVVEMVLGGKVNKDVVSRINLEGGRAVGLSGKDAGLILAEKMTIYHQEDASKPPEIIDPGMVGDVSRVNPEIIHTLSAQGFIPIIAPVGMGSKGETYNINADVVAARIASALNAERLILVTDVDGVLDSDKALISSVNEPQAREMIRDNRISGGMIPKVECGLSALNAGVKKAHIINGKIAHAVLLELFTDSGIGTQLFAGDVK is encoded by the coding sequence ATGAAAAATACGGTTGCAGACATATTGATAGAGGCCTTACCCTATATCCGAAGATTTTCCGGAAAAACCGTGGTGATTAAATATGGCGGACACGCCATGGTGGATGAAGAACTGAAAACCAATTTCTCCAAGGACATCAGTTTGCTTAAAACCATCGGGGTCAATCCGGTGGTGGTCCATGGCGGCGGTCCCCAGATCAATGAGGTGCTTAAAACCATGGGGATCACCTCCACCTTTATCAAGGGCATGCGGTACACGGACGATGCCACCATGGATGTGGTGGAAATGGTGTTGGGCGGCAAGGTGAACAAGGATGTAGTCTCCCGCATCAACCTGGAAGGCGGACGGGCTGTAGGCCTTTCGGGCAAGGATGCCGGATTGATTCTGGCCGAAAAAATGACCATTTATCACCAGGAAGATGCGAGTAAACCGCCTGAGATTATTGATCCCGGCATGGTGGGAGATGTGTCCCGAGTAAATCCTGAAATCATTCACACATTGAGCGCCCAGGGCTTTATCCCCATTATTGCGCCGGTGGGGATGGGCAGCAAAGGCGAAACTTATAATATTAATGCTGATGTGGTTGCGGCAAGAATCGCTAGTGCCCTGAATGCCGAGCGTCTTATTCTTGTCACGGATGTGGACGGCGTGTTGGACAGTGACAAGGCGCTTATCTCTTCAGTGAATGAACCCCAGGCCCGGGAGATGATCCGGGACAACCGGATTTCAGGTGGCATGATTCCAAAGGTGGAATGCGGGCTTTCCGCCTTGAATGCCGGTGTTAAAAAAGCCCATATTATTAACGGGAAAATTGCCCATGCTGTTTTACTTGAGTTATTTACGGACTCAGGTATCGGCACCCAGTTGTTTGCCGGCGACGTTAAATAA
- a CDS encoding aspartate aminotransferase family protein, producing MTIELTQDHVFKTYSRQGRPFVKGKGTKLYDDQDNEYTDFLAGIAVCSMGHCHPDITAAICAQAGTLVHVSNLFYTRPQAELAKVLTEKSFADRVFFANSGAEANEAAIKLARRFFQAKGQTGRFKIVTMEQSFHGRTMATLSATGQDKIKKGFYPLLDGFAHVPFNDIEALKAVLDDTVCAVMMEPVQGEGGVIPSDPEYIKAVRQLCTDTGTLLIFDEIQTGMGRCGTLFAHESYDVTPDIMTLAKALANGVPIGAMLATETAAQGFDIGSHATTFGGTPIATAAGLEMVRLISEQGFLASVREKSAYFMAQLNGLKEKHQKVVDVRGRGLLLGMELDISKGKTATEYVSECFKKGFIINAIQDKILRFAPPLIIGIEEINQLVAVLDSLLAGDDH from the coding sequence ATGACCATTGAACTTACCCAGGATCATGTGTTTAAGACCTATTCGCGCCAGGGTCGGCCCTTTGTAAAAGGGAAGGGTACCAAACTTTATGACGATCAGGACAATGAATATACTGATTTTTTGGCCGGCATTGCCGTATGCAGCATGGGGCATTGCCACCCGGATATCACCGCAGCCATTTGTGCCCAGGCCGGCACTCTGGTGCATGTGTCCAACCTGTTTTATACAAGACCCCAGGCCGAGCTTGCAAAGGTTCTGACGGAAAAATCCTTTGCAGACCGCGTGTTTTTTGCCAATTCAGGGGCCGAAGCCAACGAGGCTGCCATCAAACTTGCCCGGCGGTTTTTCCAGGCAAAGGGGCAGACCGGCAGATTCAAGATTGTGACCATGGAGCAAAGCTTTCACGGACGGACCATGGCAACACTGTCCGCCACGGGCCAGGACAAAATTAAAAAGGGCTTTTATCCCCTGCTGGATGGATTTGCCCATGTGCCCTTTAATGATATTGAGGCACTGAAAGCTGTTCTGGATGATACGGTGTGTGCGGTAATGATGGAACCTGTGCAGGGTGAGGGCGGGGTTATTCCTTCCGATCCCGAATATATCAAGGCCGTAAGGCAGCTTTGTACGGATACCGGTACCCTGCTTATTTTTGATGAAATCCAAACCGGCATGGGGCGTTGCGGTACATTATTTGCCCATGAATCCTATGATGTGACACCTGACATCATGACCCTTGCCAAGGCGCTGGCCAATGGGGTGCCCATCGGCGCCATGCTGGCCACCGAAACGGCTGCCCAGGGATTTGACATTGGCAGTCACGCCACCACTTTTGGCGGTACCCCCATTGCCACAGCCGCAGGCCTTGAGATGGTGCGTTTGATATCTGAACAAGGTTTTCTGGCATCCGTCCGTGAAAAAAGCGCCTATTTTATGGCGCAGCTTAATGGTTTAAAAGAAAAGCATCAAAAAGTGGTGGATGTCAGGGGAAGAGGGCTGCTTCTCGGTATGGAACTTGATATTTCCAAGGGGAAAACAGCTACGGAGTATGTGTCTGAGTGCTTTAAAAAAGGCTTTATTATTAATGCAATTCAAGATAAAATTCTTAGATTTGCACCGCCCCTGATTATAGGGATCGAGGAAATTAATCAGTTGGTTGCCGTACTGGACAGCCTGCTTGCAGGAGACGATCATTGA